From one Dermacentor variabilis isolate Ectoservices chromosome 3, ASM5094787v1, whole genome shotgun sequence genomic stretch:
- the Rab35 gene encoding RAS oncogene family member Rab35 produces MAREYDHLFKLLIIGDSGVGKSSLLLRFADNTFTGNYITTIGVDFKIRTLEVDGERVKLQIWDTAGQERFRTITSTYYRGTHGVVVVYDVTNGESFANVKRWLHEIEQNCDVVNRILVGNKNDDPSRKVVLTEDAQRFADQMGIQLFETSAKENINVEEMFNAITRMVLKSKKEQKERQQVPEDKLRLKPGGHKKKKQCC; encoded by the exons GAGTTGGAAAGAGCAGCTTGTTGCTGAGGTTTGCTGACAACACTTTTACAG GCAACTACATCACAACCATCGGGGTAGACTTCAAGATCCGCACACTCGAAGTGGATGGTGAGCGAGTGAAGCTGCAGATCTGGGACACAGCTGGTCAGGAGCGGTTTCGCACCATCACATCGAC GTATTACCGAGGTACCCATGGTGTGGTCGTGGTCTACGATGTCACAAATGGGGAGTCCTTTGCCAATGTCAAACGCTGGCTTCACGAGATTGAGCAGAACTGCGATGTCGTCAATAGGATCTTGG TGGGCAACAAGAATGATGACCCAAGTAGAAAAGTAGTGCTAACAGAGGACGCACAGCGTTTTGCTGACCAGATGGGCATACAGCTATTCGAGACAAGCGCCAAGGAGAACATCAATGTCGAAGAG ATGTTCAATGCCATTACACGGATGGTGCTCAAGAGCAAGAAGGAGCAGAAGGAGCGGCAGCAGGTGCCCGAGGACAAGCTGCGGTTAAAGCCCGGTGGCcacaagaagaagaagcagtGCTGCTGA